ACATCGTGGTGAACAACGCGAGCGCCATCGACCTCACGCCGTCCGAGACCATCCCGATGAAGCGCTACGACCTGATGCAGGACATCAACGCGCGTGGGTCGTTCCTGTTGTCCCGCACGGCCATCCCGCACCTGCGGCGTTCGGACAACCCGCACATCCTGACGCTGTCGCCGCCGATCCGGCTGGAGGAGAAGTGGTTCACGGGAGGCCACCTCGCCTACAGCATCGCCAAGTACTCGATGAGCCTGGTCACCGTGGGACTCGCCGCGGAGCTGAAGGCCGACGGGGTGGCCGTGAACTCGTTGTGGCCGCGCACCACCATCGACACCGCGGCCATCCGCAACGTGGTCGGCGCGGAGCTGACGAGCCGGTCGCGCACGCCGGAGATCATGGCCGACGCGGCGTACGCGGTGCTCACCAAGCCGAGCCGGGAGATCACGGGGCAGTTCCTCATCGACGACGAGGTGCTGGCCGCCGAGGGGGTCACGGACTTCTCCCGTTACCGGCTCGCCGAGCGCGAGGAGGACCTGCAACTCGACTTCTGGGTCGAGCCCGCCGAAGGCACCAATGGCGCGTGAACCGCAGCAGGAGCGCAGCCGGACGACCCGCCGCCGGTTGATCGACGCCACCGTGGAGTGCCTGGCCGAACGCGGCTGGGCCGGGACCACGGTGGGCGTCGTCGCCGAACGAGCGGGGGTGTCGCGGGGCGCGGCCCAGCACCACTTCCCGACGCGGGAGGACCTCGTGGTGGCCACCGTCGAGTTCCTCGCCGAGGAACAGATCACCGAGGTCCGGCGGCGAGCCGAGACGCTGCCGCCGGGCCGCGGCCGGGCCGAGCCGGTGGCCCGCATGCTGCTGAACCTCTACACCGGAGTGAAGTTCCGCGCCGCACTGCATTTGTGGGTGGCGGCGTCCACCGACGAGGCGTTGCGGGCCGTGCTGGCGCCGTTGGAGGCGAAGGTGGGACGGGAGTCGCATCGGGTGGCCGTCGAGTTGCTCGGTGCGGATGAGTCCCGGCCGGGTGTGCGGGAGACCGTGCAGGCGACACTCGACCTCGCCCGTGGCCTCGGGTTGGCGGACCTGCTCAGTGACGACTCGAAACGTAGGCAGCGTTTGGTGCGTCAGTGGGCGAAGGTGCTCGAACCCATCGTGGGGGAGGCGGCCGATCGCGCTTCCGCGTCCTGACGCCTCAGGCCGTCCCGTCGGAGAAACTGAAGTACAGCACGGGGCTGTAGAAGGACGCGAAGTGGTTCCGCCAGTTCCGTCGCAGACTCTCCACCCAGGCGTCGTCGCCGCCCGAAAGGGCGGCCTCGGCGCGCCTGGTGGCGGGCTCGATCTCCGTGTCGATCACTTCGCGGATCAGCTTCAGGAAGGCCGACTCCCCCTCCTCCGAGGCGGTGTCGGCCCCTCCTCGGGCCTGCAGGATCTCGCCCGCCTCCAACAGCAGATACCGTTTCCGCTGTTTCCCCAGGTGATCGGTGATCTTCCGGACGAGTTCGTCGAAGTCGTCCCGCTCGGCGACGTCTCCTTTGCCGACCAGGCTCAGCACGGACAGCAGGAGGTCGGCGCCGCCGTCGAAGTCCGCTCCGATGCCGACCGGCGCGGACCAGATCATGGACGGCACCACGCGCGGGTCGCGTCCGGTCAGCAGCAGATGAGCCAGCGGAATGTCCCAGTTGTGCTCGGAAATTCCGAGGACCTTGTCGGGGATCTCGGTGTCCGTCGGGAGCGTGTCAGCGGAGTACAGATAGGACCTCATCGCCATGGGGCGCAGTGTAGGAAGCCCCTACGACGATTTCGGGCACGGCGGCACGAGGCAGCCGGGACACCGGCGGGGCCGACGTCGGCGAACCCGCCGGTGCCCCCTCAGACCGCCACCCGCTCCTCCGACGTCCGGGAGCTGCCGAAGAACCGGCTTTCGGGGCGGGGAAGCCCGTAGTGTCCCCGCAGAGTACGGGCCGTGTACTCCCGTCGGAACAGCCCGCGTCGCTGCAGTTCGGGCACGACCTGCTCGACGAAATCCTCCAGTACCGCGGGCAGGATGGGAGGCATGACGTTGAACCCGTCCGCGGCGCCGTCGCGGAACCAGTCCTCGACGACGTCGGCGATCTGCTCCGGCGTCCCGGCCGTGATGTAGTGACCGCGGCCACCGGCGAGCTTGTGCAGCAGGGCCCGTAGGGTCGGTCGTTCCCGCGCCACCAGGTCGCGGATCAGCTCGGCGCGACTCTGCGCGCCTTGGACGGTGGCGGGATCGGGGAGGTCGTCCGGCGACAACCGCTCGTCGAGGGAGAGGTGGGACAGGTCGGCGCCCCCGAACCGCGCCGACAGGTGAGCGAGGCCGACCTCGGGCACGGTGAGTTCGTTGAGCTCGGTCCACAACCGCTGTGCCTCCGCCTCGGTGGAACCGATCGCGGGACTGAGGCCGGGCAGCACCAGCAGCCGTTCCGGGTCGCGTCCGACGGCTTTCGCGCGTTGCCGGAGATCGGTCCGAAACTGCACGGCGGTGGCTTTCTCCAGGTGTGCGGTGAACACCGCCTCGGCGTAGGTCGCGGCGAACTGCCTGCCCGCCTCCGAGGAGCCCGCCTGCACGAGCACCGGTCGTCCCTGGGGCGACCGGGGAATGTTGAGCGCGCCCTTCACGTGGTAGTAGTGACCGTCGTGCTCGATCGGGCGCACCCGCTCCAGGTCGACGTAGATACCGGACGCCGGATCGTCCACACGGGCGTCGTCGGCCCAACTGTCCCAGAGCTTGGTCACCACGTCGAGGTATTCGAACGCGCGTCGGTAGCGTTCGTCGTGGTCGATCTGCCCGGTGTCCCCGAAGTTGGCCGCGGCGCCCTTCAGCCAGGACGTGACGATGTTCCAGCCCACCCTGCCATTGCTGATGTGGTCGAGCGAGGCGAACTGCCGGGCCAGGTTGTACGGCTCGGTGTAGGTGCTGGACGCGGTCGCGATCAGGCCGATGTTCTCGGTGGCCCTCGCCAGCGCGGCGAGCGTGGTCAACGGTTCCAGGCCACCTCGGGCCGAGTGTCCGATGTCCTTGCCGACCGTGAGGTGGTCGGCGAAGAAGACGGAGTCGAACTTGCCCTGCTCGGCGAGCACGGCTATCCGCTCGTAGTAGCTGATGTCGGTGAGGGAGGCGGTGGTGCCGCGAGGGTGTCGCCATGCCGCCTCGTGGTGGCCACGGCCGTGGATGAAGACGTTGAGATGCAGTGTTCGAGACATCGGGATTCCTAGTCGTTGTCGGTTGTCGAACTTGCTCGGTCTCCGACGCCGAGCGCCCGGAGAAGTTGTCGTCGTGCCGAGACGAAGGCCGGATGGAGAGGGTCACGGGGACGGTCGAGGTCGACGGGAAGGTCCAGCACCAGCCGTCCCGCTTCCAGGACGACGACGCGGTCGGCCAGTTTCACCGCTTCGTCCACGTCGTGCGTGACGAGGAGCACGGCGGGACGGTGAGCCGTGACGAGGTCCAGCAGGAGCGCGTGCATCCGAATGCGGGTCAACGCGTCGAGAGCACCGAACGGTTCGTCGGCGAGCAGTAGCTGTGGTTCCCGCACCAACGACCTGGCCAACGCGACGCGCTGTTGTTCCCCACCCGAGAGGGCGTTCGGCCAGGCCCGTTCCCGGCCCGCGAGTCCCACGTCGGCGAGAGCGCGTCTGCCTCGGGCCTCGGCGTCGGGGTCCCGGAGTCCGAGCGTCACGTTGTTCAGCACGCGCGTCCACGGCAGCAGCCGGGAGTCCTGGAACAACACGGAGCGGTTGTCCGGCACGGTGATCGTTCCCTCGCCCTCGACGTCGTCGTCGAGAGCCGCGAGGGCCTTCAGTAGCGTGCTCTTGCCCGAGCCGCTACGGCCGATCAGGGCGACGAACTCGCCCGAGTCGATCCGCAGGGTCACGTCGTCGAGGACGACCCGGTCACCGTAACGGCGGGTCAGGCCGTGGGTCCGTACCACGGGGGTGGTCAGGAGCCGATCGTCCGCCGCCACGACAGCACCTTTCGTTCGAGGAACCTCACCGTGAAGTCCGACACCAGCCCGAGGACCGCGTACGTGACGAGGCCGACCACGATGACGTCGGTCTGGCCGTAGTCACGCGCCTTGGTCATCAGGTAGCCGATGCCCTCGGTGGCGTTGATCTGTTCCAGCACGACCAGCGCCGTCCAGCACATGGTCACCGCCAGCCGAAGGCCCGTGAAGAATCCGGGCAGCGCGCCGGGCAACGCCACCAGGCGGACGAACTCGGCGCGCCGCAGCCCGAGGGTGCGCGCGAGTTCGACGTACCTGAGGTCGATGCCGCGCAGTCCGGCGTGCGTGTTGAGGTACACGGGAACGAAGACGCTGCCGACGATCACGGCGACCTTCATCTCCTCGCCGATGCCCAGCCAGAGGATGACCAAGGGGATCAGGGCCAGGGTCGGGATGGCACGTTTGATCTGGACCAGACCGTCGATCGCCGCCTCACCGGCGCGCGTCAGCCCGGAGAGCAGCGCGAGCACCACCCCGAGCACCACGCCGATCACGAGGCCGAGCCCGGCGCGTCGGGCCGACGCCGCCAGGTGGGGGAGCAGGTCCCCGCCCACGAGCATGTCGAACCCGGTGCGTACCGCTACCGAGGGAGCCGCGAGCATTCTGGGCGACAGCCAGCCGACCGTGGCCGCGAATTCCCAGACGGCCAGCAGCACCACCGGGCCGAGCAGCAGCCCGATTGGCTTCAGCGGACGCGGCACGAGAGGGCGTCGCCGGGCGCGGCGAGGTGCCGGGGTCGCTTCGGGGAGGGTCTGTTCGGTCGCGGGACGATCGGTGGTGACCGGAGCGTGGGCTCGTGTCATCGGACCGCGACCCTGCTGGCGTCCACCTTCGACACCGCTTCGTCGATCACGGGGTCGAACCGCGTGTCGAACTGGTCCGCGGCGTCGAGCCGCTCCGGAAGATCGCCCGCTTCGTACAGGACGTCGACGGTCTCCTGCTGCGTCGCGATCAAGTCGTCGTCCAGGGGAGGAAACCAGAAATCCCCCTCCGACTCGACGATGGCTCTGCCTTCCTCCGGACTCAACTTCTGGTTGTGGACGTAGTAGGCGTCGATCCAGGCGTCCTCGTTGTCTTTCGACCACTGCGCGGCGACGATCCAGTGCTGCACGAAGTCCCGGATCGCCGCGGCCTTCGCCGGGTCCGCCAGGGCCGAACCCCGCGCGTAGAGGTACTGCAGCCCGCTGGCCACCCCTTCGGTTTCCGAGTCGGGCACCGCGGTGGCCCCGGCGTCGCGGTACTCGGTGAGGTAACGGGTGAAGTGCGGTTCGTTCAGCACCGCGACATCGACCTGGCCGGTCCGGATGGCGTCCGGGAAATCGGCCGCCTTCAACGGGACGAGTTGGACGTCCTCGGTGGTCAGTCCCGCCTTGCGCAGCGCACGTAATACGTAGGGTTGCCGCCCGGTGCCCTCGCCGTAGGTAATTCGCTTTCCCTTGAGATCGGACAACGTCTTCACGCTGACTCCCGGCGCGACCGCCATTCGGTAGTCCGGCAATGACTGTTTTTTCGCCGCGACGATCGGAACCGCTTCCCCGGAGGCCTGGGCCTGAATGGGCGGGGTGTCGCCGACCACGGCGAGATCCACTGCCTCGGCCCGGATCGCTTCGAGAATGGCCGGGCCGCCGAGGAAATTCGCGTACTCCACCGACGCGCTCAGCTTGTCGTGTTCGCCGGACGCGCGCATCAGGGTCTGGAGCGCTTCGTTCTGGTCGGCGACGACGAGGGAGGTGCCGTTCGGCACTTCCGAGGGCAACGGCTCGTCGGTCGGTGGTGCGACGGAGGTGGCCCCCGGAGCCGGCGCGCAACCGCTGAACACCAACCCGGCGACGACGGCGGTTGCGAGCGCGGCGAACGTCGTTGTCGGACGTTGACGTTGGTGCATCGAATTCCTTTCCTGTTCCCGAACCGGCGGGCGGTCCGGCTCACGCGAATTCGATGCTCACGGCTTTTCCCCGGAAGCGGCAAGGAGATTTCACACCCTGGGAACAATTAAGATGAAGCGCTGAAAATAACGCTCCGAAAATAATGGGATGAAAATAATTCGACGATCGGAGGTGAGAGTGGGCGGCGTCGGCCCCACGACACCGGAGCCGACGCCGACTCGGACGCTCACACCGCGTCGATGACGTCCAGCAGCCGCACCACCTCGTCGGTCATCGCGGCGCGGCCCGCGCCGAGGTACTTGCGGGGGTCCACCACCTCGGGTTGCTCGGCGAGGTAGGCGCGTACCGCGTCGGTGAACGCGTGGTTGAGGTGCGTAGCGATGTTGATCTTCGTCATCCCGGTGCGCACCGCCGCGGTCAACGTCTCGTCGGGCACGCCCGACGATCCGTGCAGCACCAGCGGCACGTCCAGGGCCTCCCGCAGTTCGGCGATACGGGCGAGATCCAGACGGGCCGTGCGTTCGGTCATCGCGTGGGAGGAGCCCACGGCCACGGCGAGCGAGTCCACCCCGGTGTCGCGGACGAACGCCACGGCCTCCTTCGGATCGGTTCGCACGCCCGGCGCGTGGACGCCGTCCTTGCCCCCGACCTCGCCGAGTTCGGCCTCCACCGCGACCCCGACGGCATGGGCCTCGGCCACGACCTCGGCCGTGCTCGCGACATTGTCCTCGTAGGGAAGCGCCGAGGCGTCGTACATCACCGACGTGAAACCCAACCGGAGGGCCTCGCGAACGAGTGCCCGGTCGTCGGCGTGATCGAGGTGCGCGACCAGCGGCGCGGACGAGGCCTCGGCGACGGCGATCACCGCCTTCGCCAGCGGCGCCAGCGCGCCGTGGTAGCGCACGGCGTTCTGACTGATCTGGAGCACGATCGTGCGGCCCGCCGCCTCGGCCGCCGCGGCATAGGACTCCGCGTGTTCGAGCTGGATCACGTTGAACGCCGCCAGGCCGCGTCGTTCGGCGTGGGCTCGTCGGAGAGCTTCGTGAGGG
The window above is part of the Saccharomonospora glauca K62 genome. Proteins encoded here:
- a CDS encoding SDR family oxidoreductase; translation: MSDLSGKTIIMSGGSRGIGEAIAVRAARDGANVALLAKTAEPHPKLPGTIHTAAKAIEEAGGNALPIVGDIRDDETVVRAVEQTVEQFGGLDIVVNNASAIDLTPSETIPMKRYDLMQDINARGSFLLSRTAIPHLRRSDNPHILTLSPPIRLEEKWFTGGHLAYSIAKYSMSLVTVGLAAELKADGVAVNSLWPRTTIDTAAIRNVVGAELTSRSRTPEIMADAAYAVLTKPSREITGQFLIDDEVLAAEGVTDFSRYRLAEREEDLQLDFWVEPAEGTNGA
- a CDS encoding TetR/AcrR family transcriptional regulator, whose protein sequence is MAREPQQERSRTTRRRLIDATVECLAERGWAGTTVGVVAERAGVSRGAAQHHFPTREDLVVATVEFLAEEQITEVRRRAETLPPGRGRAEPVARMLLNLYTGVKFRAALHLWVAASTDEALRAVLAPLEAKVGRESHRVAVELLGADESRPGVRETVQATLDLARGLGLADLLSDDSKRRQRLVRQWAKVLEPIVGEAADRASAS
- a CDS encoding DUF7822 domain-containing protein — translated: MAMRSYLYSADTLPTDTEIPDKVLGISEHNWDIPLAHLLLTGRDPRVVPSMIWSAPVGIGADFDGGADLLLSVLSLVGKGDVAERDDFDELVRKITDHLGKQRKRYLLLEAGEILQARGGADTASEEGESAFLKLIREVIDTEIEPATRRAEAALSGGDDAWVESLRRNWRNHFASFYSPVLYFSFSDGTA
- a CDS encoding LLM class flavin-dependent oxidoreductase, which translates into the protein MSRTLHLNVFIHGRGHHEAAWRHPRGTTASLTDISYYERIAVLAEQGKFDSVFFADHLTVGKDIGHSARGGLEPLTTLAALARATENIGLIATASSTYTEPYNLARQFASLDHISNGRVGWNIVTSWLKGAAANFGDTGQIDHDERYRRAFEYLDVVTKLWDSWADDARVDDPASGIYVDLERVRPIEHDGHYYHVKGALNIPRSPQGRPVLVQAGSSEAGRQFAATYAEAVFTAHLEKATAVQFRTDLRQRAKAVGRDPERLLVLPGLSPAIGSTEAEAQRLWTELNELTVPEVGLAHLSARFGGADLSHLSLDERLSPDDLPDPATVQGAQSRAELIRDLVARERPTLRALLHKLAGGRGHYITAGTPEQIADVVEDWFRDGAADGFNVMPPILPAVLEDFVEQVVPELQRRGLFRREYTARTLRGHYGLPRPESRFFGSSRTSEERVAV
- a CDS encoding ABC transporter ATP-binding protein; translated protein: MAADDRLLTTPVVRTHGLTRRYGDRVVLDDVTLRIDSGEFVALIGRSGSGKSTLLKALAALDDDVEGEGTITVPDNRSVLFQDSRLLPWTRVLNNVTLGLRDPDAEARGRRALADVGLAGRERAWPNALSGGEQQRVALARSLVREPQLLLADEPFGALDALTRIRMHALLLDLVTAHRPAVLLVTHDVDEAVKLADRVVVLEAGRLVLDLPVDLDRPRDPLHPAFVSARRQLLRALGVGDRASSTTDND
- a CDS encoding ABC transporter permease; the protein is MTRAHAPVTTDRPATEQTLPEATPAPRRARRRPLVPRPLKPIGLLLGPVVLLAVWEFAATVGWLSPRMLAAPSVAVRTGFDMLVGGDLLPHLAASARRAGLGLVIGVVLGVVLALLSGLTRAGEAAIDGLVQIKRAIPTLALIPLVILWLGIGEEMKVAVIVGSVFVPVYLNTHAGLRGIDLRYVELARTLGLRRAEFVRLVALPGALPGFFTGLRLAVTMCWTALVVLEQINATEGIGYLMTKARDYGQTDVIVVGLVTYAVLGLVSDFTVRFLERKVLSWRRTIGS
- a CDS encoding ABC transporter substrate-binding protein produces the protein MHQRQRPTTTFAALATAVVAGLVFSGCAPAPGATSVAPPTDEPLPSEVPNGTSLVVADQNEALQTLMRASGEHDKLSASVEYANFLGGPAILEAIRAEAVDLAVVGDTPPIQAQASGEAVPIVAAKKQSLPDYRMAVAPGVSVKTLSDLKGKRITYGEGTGRQPYVLRALRKAGLTTEDVQLVPLKAADFPDAIRTGQVDVAVLNEPHFTRYLTEYRDAGATAVPDSETEGVASGLQYLYARGSALADPAKAAAIRDFVQHWIVAAQWSKDNEDAWIDAYYVHNQKLSPEEGRAIVESEGDFWFPPLDDDLIATQQETVDVLYEAGDLPERLDAADQFDTRFDPVIDEAVSKVDASRVAVR
- a CDS encoding class II fructose-bisphosphate aldolase; the encoded protein is MPLVTPHEALRRAHAERRGLAAFNVIQLEHAESYAAAAEAAGRTIVLQISQNAVRYHGALAPLAKAVIAVAEASSAPLVAHLDHADDRALVREALRLGFTSVMYDASALPYEDNVASTAEVVAEAHAVGVAVEAELGEVGGKDGVHAPGVRTDPKEAVAFVRDTGVDSLAVAVGSSHAMTERTARLDLARIAELREALDVPLVLHGSSGVPDETLTAAVRTGMTKINIATHLNHAFTDAVRAYLAEQPEVVDPRKYLGAGRAAMTDEVVRLLDVIDAV